GGCCTGGCCGTTGTGGAAGGTGGTTTTGGCCGGGTGCTTTCTGATCGGGCTGACCTGGTGCTGCTTCCGCTGGCGAGGCCGGCATCCCTATCTTCTGGTTGGATGGTTTTGGTGTCTCATCACCCTGATACCGATGATTGGAATCGTTCAAGTGGGTTCCCAGTTCATCGCCGACCGCTATACCTATATATCCATCATTGGATTGTTTATCGCGGCGATTTGGCTCGCGGGTGACCTTGCCGAACGCCGTCCGGTGGTTCATAGGTGCGTGGCCGTCCTGGCCTGCCTGATCCTGATCGCCTCGATAGGGGGCACCCGGCGCCAGCTTCGGTACTGGGAAGACAGCGTCACCCTATTCTCTCGCGCCCTGGAGATCGCGCCTGGGAACATCCTGGCCCGCTGCTATCTGGCTGTCGCCTTGACCAACGTGGAGGACTATTCGGCCGCGGACGAGCATCTGAAGGAAGTGGTCCGAACCAGTCCTAATCACAGTCTGGCCAGGGAGCTCCGTGGCGGCCTGTTGCTGGATCGAGGCCGGGCTGAGGAGGCCATCGAGTGTTTCAGGGAGGTCCTGGTGCTTAGGTCGAACCATCTGGAGGCGCACTATATGCTTGGCGGTTCTGTAACATGGTTGGAAACAAGTTCTTCAGCCTGGCGCTTGGATTTCTTCTGGGCCAGCCGGTCAAGGACACCCTTTGCGGGACCAAGGCATTGTTCAAGGACGACTATGAGGCCATCGACAGGAACCGTTCGTACTTTGGCGATTTCGACCCGTTTGGCGATTTCGACCTCCTCTTCGGCGCCTCCAAGTTGAACCTGCGTATTGTTGACATGCCGGTCCACTACCAGGCTCGCAGCTATGGCAGCACAAACATCGCCCGATGGAGGCATGGGTGGTTGCTGCTGAAGATGGTTCTGCATGGGGCCATATTGCTAAGGTTTACGAGATGAATCGGCGGATGCAGGCCTCTCTTCTGCGGCTTTACAGGTTGGCGTGTCTCACGGGCTTTCCTTCCACTGGGGCGGGCCGGGCCTTCTCCGAGTTTTGCTATGACAAATACAAGGCCTGGATGGAGGCTGGGGACGTGGATTATCTGGCCTCTCTGGTCGCATCCGGAGCGACGATTATAGACGTCGGAGCGAACATTGGCTTTTTCACCATGCGATTCGCGGGTTGGGTGAGCGGTGGCGGACGGGTCCTGGCCATCGAGCCGGAGACCACCAATTTCCAGAGACTGAGACACATGGTGCATCGACGCGGACTCAGGTCCATTGTCGAGCCAATCCAGGGCGCTGCCAATGACGAGAACGGCAAGGTCAGGCTGCACGTGGATCCCTTCCATCCGGGCGGCCATCGAATGGACGACGCCGGAGTGTTGGTTGACGCCTACACCTTGGATCATCTGCTGGTACAGCGGCCCCATGCAGTCGTCAGCCTGGTCAAAATCGACGTTCAGGGAGCTGAAGAACGCGTCCTCAAGGGAATGCGCGATACGCTTTGGCGTCACCATCCCGCCTTGTTCATCGAAATCGATCCGCCAGCGTTAGCCACCATGGGATCAAGCGTGGACCGGATCGTTCACTTTCTGGCCGAATTCGGTTATCGAGTTCATCGCCTTGCCAAGGGGACACGCTCGCCGGCCTTAAGCCGCGACCAAATGGATGATTACCTGAGAAAGGGTTATGCCGACTTCCTCTTCCTCGCCCTTATCGAATCTGGTGCGCGGCGTTGCCGCAATTCGAAGGCCCGGTTCACCGGTTGATCCGCAATATGGCCACCCGGTTCGACAAGCACGGCGAGGCGTATTTCCGGTTCGTCACCGATCCCGGAATCGAACCGACCAACCCCCGACTCCTCCTGAGGGAAGGTCCCGTCCTCGCTCTCTCCCAATCCTCCGCAGCACATCGGCGTGGCCCCCCGCTCCGAACGCCTCCGCTCGCCTTGCCGCTCGGAATCCTGTGAACGGTTACCATGAAAGCCCAAATCGCCGAACAAGTGCCATAGGGTGCAAGCCGGCCGGGAAGGGCGCCTTGCCCCTGTGAAACCTTGCGGCCGCAATGCGACGCGGCTCAGGCGGCGACGAAGACGGTGCCATCGGCGCTGGCCACCGCGAGGCTGCGGTCGTCGGGAGCGAACGCCAGCGCGGTGATCTCGGAACCTTCGCGGCGTGCGGGCACACCGACTTCGCCGGCGGCAGGGTTCCACAGCCAGAGGGAGCCGTCCTGCGCGCCGGTGGCGAGCATCTGCCCGCGCCGCTGCCACGCGAGGGCCGTAATCCGCCCTCCGTGACCTTCCAGTTGCAGCGGCCGGGTGCCCGCCGGCCCGCGACCCGCCATGTCCCACACCGTCACGCTCCCGCCACCGCTGGTGGCGAGAAAGCGGCTGCGGGCGTCGAAGCCGAGCTGCTTCACCTTGGCCGCGTAGCCGCTCATGTGCAGGGGCTGCTCGTCGCGGAAGGGCAGCGGCCAGTAGATCAGGTTGCTTTCCTGCGTGCCGGCTACGAGGTGCCGTCCGTCTCCGCTCCATGCCAGCGAGATGTAGGCGGATTTCCAGGCCAATGCCTCCACGGGCGCGGTCTCTCCCGGCCGGCACAGGGTCACCACGCCGTAGCCCGCCGCGGCCAAAGCCACGCCGTCACCCCGCCAGGCGAGACCCGCCACCGTGCTGCCGAAGGCGGCCGGGGCCGGCAGTGCCGTGCCGTCCGCTTGAAAGAAGCCAAGCTGCTGCCCGACCGCGGCGGCGAGCACACCGCCCGCAGGCGACCACGCCACGTGTTCGACCCAGCCGCGGCCAAGTCGAACCTCCGTGCGAACCTCGTCACTGGCGGCGTCCCAGAACACGAGCCGGCCGTCCTCGCCGCCGGTGGCGAGCGTGCGGCCGTCGGGCGACGCGTCAAGCGCGAGCACCCCGGCCGTGTGGGAAGCCAGGTCCGCGAGGCGTTCGCCGGATGGGGCGTGCAGCCGCGCAACGCGGCCGTTGGCGAGAGCGATGGCGAGCACGGCGGAGTCCGGTGACCACGCAAGGGCACGGGGAAAGTCTTCGAGTCGGAACGAGGCGGCAGGCTTCATGAGGAGATCGCGGAGGGGTCAGGGCCGGTAGATCGTGACCGGATGCACCCCGACGGCCCCACTCTCACGGCGCACCCAAGCCTCCACCCGAACCGGCACCCGGGCGCCCGCCAGATCGACCCGCAACGCCTGCCGGTCCGGATTCAGCCGGGTGCCGGCAATGACGCAGCCGCTGAGGCCGAAGCGCAGTTTCTGGTCAGGTCCAGGCATGCAAAAGGGATGTCCCCTGCCTTCAAGGAAACGAGCCTCCCTACCGCAGACAGGACCGAAACCCTTCAACCAGGTCCGTCCGGTCAAGATCGCGCCCGATGAACACCAGTTGATTGCGCCTCGGCTCCCCGGATTTCCACGGACGGTCCGCCTGGGCA
Above is a genomic segment from Verrucomicrobiia bacterium containing:
- a CDS encoding FkbM family methyltransferase, producing MEAWVVAAEDGSAWGHIAKVYEMNRRMQASLLRLYRLACLTGFPSTGAGRAFSEFCYDKYKAWMEAGDVDYLASLVASGATIIDVGANIGFFTMRFAGWVSGGGRVLAIEPETTNFQRLRHMVHRRGLRSIVEPIQGAANDENGKVRLHVDPFHPGGHRMDDAGVLVDAYTLDHLLVQRPHAVVSLVKIDVQGAEERVLKGMRDTLWRHHPALFIEIDPPALATMGSSVDRIVHFLAEFGYRVHRLAKGTRSPALSRDQMDDYLRKGYADFLFLALIESGARRCRNSKARFTG
- a CDS encoding WD40 repeat domain-containing protein — its product is MKPAASFRLEDFPRALAWSPDSAVLAIALANGRVARLHAPSGERLADLASHTAGVLALDASPDGRTLATGGEDGRLVFWDAASDEVRTEVRLGRGWVEHVAWSPAGGVLAAAVGQQLGFFQADGTALPAPAAFGSTVAGLAWRGDGVALAAAGYGVVTLCRPGETAPVEALAWKSAYISLAWSGDGRHLVAGTQESNLIYWPLPFRDEQPLHMSGYAAKVKQLGFDARSRFLATSGGGSVTVWDMAGRGPAGTRPLQLEGHGGRITALAWQRRGQMLATGAQDGSLWLWNPAAGEVGVPARREGSEITALAFAPDDRSLAVASADGTVFVAA